Within Epilithonimonas zeae, the genomic segment CCTTTCACAGCATCAGAAACCATTTTAATATCTACCAATTTCATCAAAGGATTGGTTGGCGTTTCTAGCCAGATTAATTTAGTTTTATCAGTAATTACATTTTCCAATTCCTCAACATTATCAAAACCGATAAAAGTGAATTTCAGCTGATACTTCTCAAATAATCTTGTGAACATTCTGTAAGAACCGCCGTAAAGGTCGTCTACAGCAATCACTTCATCGCCAGGACTCAGTAATTTCAGGACACAATCTATAGCAGCCAAACCAGAACCAAAAGCCAGACCTCTCGCTCCGTTTTCGATGCTCGCTAAAGAATCTTCCAGAGCTTGTCTTGTTGGGTTTGCTCCTCTGGAATATTCGTAGCCGGAAAGCAATTGTCCCGGACTTTTTTGTGCAAATGTTGATGTTAAAAAAACAGGAACATTGACCGCTCCAGTTGCTGGTTCGTGGTGTTGTCCACCGTGTATAACTTTTGTATTGAATTTCATATTGTTGATTTTTAAGTTGGAAGATGGAAGTCTGAAGACGGATGAAAAGCTTCCAGCATCAAACTTCCAACTTCCAGCAATTATTACATTTTTATCGCCGACTTTACCGCAAATTCCTCAGCCATTTCTCCTATCCATTGTGCTACATCTTCTTCACTGGTTGCTCTTTCGTAAGTATGTCCGATGGAAACTAAGATTTGGTGGAAAAATCTTTTCATTTCGTCAACAGGCATATCTTTTGTCCAAAGGTCAATTCTCAAAGCCTCCATTGCTTTGCTGTCCCAAACGGAAATCATCGCTGCTTTGGTTTCTTGTCTTTTGATTCCTCCGTCTTCGGC encodes:
- the gldC gene encoding gliding motility protein GldC; translation: MKKSKIVIDVELDDNHVPEKMFWKAEDGGIKRQETKAAMISVWDSKAMEALRIDLWTKDMPVDEMKRFFHQILVSIGHTYERATSEEDVAQWIGEMAEEFAVKSAIKM